The Candidatus Pantoea soli genome window below encodes:
- the matP gene encoding macrodomain Ter protein MatP, protein MKYQQLENLESGWKWKYLVKKHREGELITRHLELSAAQAAVDALLAMENRPTDVGEWIAQHIHPDLENRLKQTIRARRKRHFNAEHQHTRKKSIDLEYLVWQRLAGLAQRRHCTLSETIVQLIEDAERKEKYASQMSTLKQDLQAILGKGEADNG, encoded by the coding sequence ATGAAATACCAGCAACTCGAAAATCTTGAAAGTGGATGGAAGTGGAAATACCTGGTGAAAAAGCATCGGGAAGGTGAGCTGATCACCCGACATCTCGAACTGAGCGCGGCACAGGCGGCGGTAGACGCGCTGCTGGCCATGGAGAACCGTCCGACGGACGTCGGGGAATGGATTGCTCAGCACATTCATCCGGATCTGGAAAACCGCCTGAAGCAGACTATCCGCGCCCGCCGTAAGCGCCATTTCAATGCGGAACACCAGCACACGCGTAAAAAATCCATCGATCTGGAATATCTGGTCTGGCAGCGTCTGGCTGGTCTGGCACAGCGACGTCACTGCACGCTTTCGGAGACCATAGTCCAGCTGATTGAAGATGCAGAGCGTAAAGAGAAATACGCCAGTCAGATGTCAACGCTGAAGCAGGACCTGCAGGCGATTCTGGGCAAAGGCGAAGCTGACAACGGCTGA
- a CDS encoding AAA family ATPase encodes MQQGKTCCGCHSSAQNSAVLNRVESCIIALLLNKTNANILTSTQLTWQALQPDSTRYQSIFSTVSLEECDSLAAVQPRLLNALAHLHHQTQGFPLLLLRSQENSDYLACIAAAAQRFQPEEIALYGGDYHIMGDTVTLLPPTDAARPFTSQGGVHFADWIETEQLFGCVRQYKDRIQLEPGLLHRANGGTLILSINTLLAQPLLWLRLRKAVEQGRFEWFSQDERQPLPVTVPPLPLQLRLVLCGDRDALASFQELDVEAHEMALYSEFEENLQVLDEEEMTAWCQWTLTQAEQAGLAKPEADFWPVLINEAVRMTGDQDTLPLCPRWLRRQLQEAALHGEQIDAAALKEALETRQWRESFLMDRMRDEILLNQIMIETEGEVVGQINGLSVIEFPGHPRPWGEPSRITCVVHPGDGEFTDVERKAELGGNIHAKGMMIMQAYLIAELELDQQLPFSASLVFEQSYSEVDGDSASLAELCALISALANQPLTQQIAVTGSVDQFGNVQPVGGLNEKIEGFFHICQSRELTGKQGVILPASNVRHLSLSQEVTDAVEQGQFHIWAIERVDEALPLLTGIAWQSESGESLLNTIQERITQLNQQDARPRPWPLRWLNWFNHS; translated from the coding sequence ATGCAGCAAGGAAAAACATGTTGCGGCTGTCACAGTTCGGCTCAGAACTCCGCCGTGCTTAACCGGGTTGAATCCTGTATAATCGCGCTTTTACTGAATAAGACTAATGCGAATATTTTGACCAGCACTCAACTTACGTGGCAAGCCCTGCAACCGGATAGCACCCGCTACCAGTCCATTTTTTCAACCGTCTCCCTGGAAGAGTGCGATAGTCTTGCCGCGGTTCAGCCGCGTCTGCTGAATGCGCTGGCGCATTTACACCATCAAACGCAGGGTTTCCCGCTACTGCTGCTGCGCAGTCAGGAGAACAGCGATTATCTCGCCTGTATCGCGGCCGCCGCTCAGCGCTTCCAGCCTGAAGAAATCGCCCTTTACGGCGGTGACTACCATATTATGGGCGATACGGTGACCCTGCTGCCGCCAACGGATGCGGCTCGCCCGTTTACCAGCCAGGGCGGCGTGCATTTTGCCGACTGGATTGAGACCGAACAGCTGTTTGGCTGCGTGCGACAGTATAAAGATCGCATCCAGCTTGAACCTGGTCTGCTACACCGTGCTAACGGCGGCACCCTGATCCTTTCCATTAATACCTTGCTGGCACAGCCGCTGCTCTGGCTGCGTCTGCGTAAAGCCGTGGAACAGGGCCGGTTTGAGTGGTTTTCGCAGGATGAACGCCAGCCACTGCCGGTGACGGTGCCTCCTCTGCCACTGCAGCTTCGCCTGGTACTGTGTGGCGATCGTGATGCGCTGGCCAGCTTCCAGGAGCTGGACGTTGAAGCGCATGAAATGGCGCTGTACAGCGAGTTTGAAGAAAACCTGCAGGTGCTGGACGAAGAGGAAATGACCGCCTGGTGCCAGTGGACGCTGACGCAGGCCGAACAGGCCGGTTTAGCAAAGCCCGAAGCCGATTTCTGGCCGGTGCTGATCAACGAAGCGGTCCGTATGACCGGCGATCAGGACACGTTGCCGCTCTGCCCGCGCTGGCTGCGCCGTCAGCTGCAGGAAGCCGCGCTGCACGGTGAGCAAATCGATGCCGCCGCGCTGAAAGAGGCGCTGGAAACGCGCCAGTGGCGTGAAAGCTTCCTGATGGATCGGATGCGCGATGAGATCCTGCTTAATCAAATCATGATCGAAACAGAAGGCGAAGTGGTTGGTCAGATCAACGGCCTTTCTGTGATTGAATTCCCGGGCCATCCCCGTCCGTGGGGCGAGCCGTCGCGTATCACCTGTGTGGTGCATCCAGGCGATGGCGAATTCACGGATGTTGAGCGCAAAGCGGAGCTGGGCGGCAACATTCACGCCAAAGGCATGATGATCATGCAGGCTTATCTGATTGCAGAGCTGGAGCTGGACCAGCAGCTGCCGTTTTCGGCTTCGCTGGTCTTTGAACAATCTTACTCTGAAGTAGACGGCGACAGCGCGTCACTGGCTGAGCTGTGCGCCCTGATCAGTGCGCTGGCCAATCAGCCGCTTACACAACAGATTGCCGTCACCGGTTCCGTTGACCAGTTCGGTAACGTGCAGCCCGTCGGTGGGTTGAATGAAAAAATTGAAGGTTTCTTCCACATTTGCCAGTCGCGCGAACTGACCGGTAAGCAGGGTGTGATTCTGCCTGCCAGCAACGTGCGTCATCTCAGCCTCAGTCAGGAGGTGACCGACGCGGTTGAACAGGGTCAGTTCCACATCTGGGCCATTGAACGCGTGGATGAAGCGCTGCCGCTGTTAACCGGCATCGCCTGGCAGAGCGAAAGCGGTGAGTCGCTGCTGAACACCATTCAGGAGCGTATTACACAGCTGAACCAGCAGGATGCCCGCCCGCGTCCGTGGCCATTACGCTGGCTTAACTGGTTTAACCACAGCTGA
- the ompA gene encoding porin OmpA, with the protein MKKTAIAIAVALAGFATVAQAAPKDNTWYTGAKLGWSQYHDTGYYGNGYENNNGPTHESQLGAGAFGGYQANPYLGFELGYDWLGRMPNKGSVTNGAFKAQGVQLAAKLSYPINDDLDVYTRLGGMVWRADSTQTNPTNGRISNHDTGVSPLAAVGVEYALTKNWATRLDYQWVNNIGDAATVGARPDNGMLSVGVSYRFGQDEEAAPVVAPAPAPAPVVETKRFTLKSDVLFTFNKATLKPEGQQALDQLYSQLSSMDPKDGSVVVLGFTDRIGSEQYNQKLSEKRAQSVVDYLVSKGIPSNKISARGMGESNPVTGNTCDSVKGRNALIDCLAPDRRVEIDVKGIKDVVTQPQA; encoded by the coding sequence ATGAAAAAGACAGCTATCGCAATTGCAGTGGCACTGGCTGGCTTCGCTACCGTAGCGCAGGCCGCTCCTAAAGATAACACCTGGTATACCGGTGCTAAACTGGGCTGGTCTCAGTACCATGACACGGGTTACTACGGTAACGGTTATGAGAACAACAACGGTCCAACTCACGAATCTCAGCTGGGTGCAGGTGCCTTCGGTGGTTACCAGGCTAACCCATACCTGGGCTTCGAACTGGGCTATGACTGGCTGGGCCGCATGCCAAACAAAGGCAGCGTGACCAACGGCGCATTCAAAGCACAGGGCGTTCAGCTGGCAGCGAAACTGAGCTACCCAATCAATGACGATCTGGACGTGTACACCCGTCTGGGCGGCATGGTATGGCGTGCTGATTCTACTCAGACCAACCCAACCAACGGCCGTATCAGCAACCACGACACCGGCGTTTCTCCGCTGGCCGCTGTTGGTGTTGAATACGCACTGACCAAGAACTGGGCTACCCGCCTGGACTACCAGTGGGTTAACAACATCGGTGACGCAGCGACCGTGGGCGCGCGTCCGGACAACGGCATGCTGAGCGTCGGCGTTTCTTACCGTTTCGGTCAGGATGAAGAAGCAGCACCTGTTGTTGCTCCAGCACCAGCACCGGCTCCGGTTGTTGAAACCAAGCGCTTTACTCTGAAGTCTGACGTTCTGTTCACCTTCAACAAAGCAACCCTGAAGCCAGAAGGCCAGCAGGCTCTGGATCAGCTGTACAGCCAGCTGAGCTCAATGGATCCGAAAGACGGTTCTGTTGTAGTTCTGGGCTTCACCGACCGTATCGGTTCTGAGCAGTACAACCAGAAACTGTCTGAGAAGCGCGCACAGTCTGTTGTCGATTACCTGGTTTCTAAAGGTATCCCGTCTAACAAGATCTCTGCACGTGGTATGGGCGAATCTAACCCGGTTACCGGCAACACCTGTGACAGCGTGAAAGGCCGTAATGCCCTGATCGACTGCCTGGCGCCAGACCGTCGCGTTGAAATCGACGTGAAAGGTATCAAAGACGTTGTAACTCAGCCACAGGCTTAA
- a CDS encoding TfoX/Sxy family DNA transformation protein, whose protein sequence is MKRSNPVVEQSKAQLAALGKIESRTQFGGYALAVEKVVFAYINEDALYLRASEALQHYAAQRPMEPLIYRKRGLPVTLSYYKVDSQLWQDPDQLLRLSASSLRAAQDEAATRHVLIRLKDLPNLSLRMELMLHKVGISSVRLLCETGSRQSWLRLRTVNKDIGLKTLLALEGAILGHHEAALPVAVREELSAWYRETLRQHAAAERLRR, encoded by the coding sequence ATGAAGAGAAGTAATCCGGTAGTCGAGCAGTCAAAAGCCCAGCTGGCAGCGCTGGGCAAAATTGAATCCCGTACCCAGTTTGGCGGCTATGCGCTGGCGGTTGAGAAGGTGGTGTTTGCCTATATCAACGAGGACGCACTCTATCTGCGCGCCAGCGAAGCGCTGCAGCATTATGCCGCGCAACGGCCGATGGAACCTCTCATCTACCGCAAGCGCGGCTTGCCTGTCACGCTAAGCTACTACAAGGTGGATTCACAGCTGTGGCAGGACCCGGATCAGCTGCTCAGGCTATCCGCCAGTTCGCTGCGTGCCGCACAGGACGAAGCGGCTACCAGACATGTCCTGATACGGCTGAAAGATCTGCCCAATCTCAGCCTGCGCATGGAGCTGATGCTGCATAAAGTGGGGATTTCATCAGTACGGTTGCTGTGTGAAACCGGCTCGCGCCAAAGCTGGCTCAGGCTGCGCACAGTCAATAAAGATATCGGCCTGAAAACGCTGCTGGCGCTGGAAGGCGCCATCCTGGGGCACCATGAAGCCGCGCTGCCGGTGGCGGTCAGGGAAGAACTCAGCGCCTGGTATCGGGAAACGCTCCGCCAGCACGCGGCGGCGGAGCGACTGCGGCGCTAG
- the sulA gene encoding SOS-induced cell division inhibitor SulA: MRTHFSGSADRSHRFAASGLTPSSLGGITELRYSEQPGMMQLLLLPVLKQLSTQSRWQLWLTPAHKLNRSWMQQSGLPLEKSMHITESERFSTVESMVKALRTGNYSVVLAWIPYELNDTERQELELAAAEGEALGLIMRPQESVRALSRQPDATKIPSDLFH; the protein is encoded by the coding sequence ATGCGTACTCATTTCTCTGGCTCTGCTGACCGTTCTCACCGTTTCGCTGCATCGGGCTTAACACCGTCTTCGCTGGGTGGAATCACAGAATTACGCTACAGCGAACAACCGGGTATGATGCAGCTGTTGCTGTTACCGGTGCTGAAGCAGCTGAGCACGCAGTCACGCTGGCAGCTGTGGCTGACCCCGGCGCATAAACTGAACCGGAGCTGGATGCAGCAGTCAGGGTTGCCGCTGGAAAAGAGTATGCATATCACGGAATCGGAGCGTTTCAGCACCGTAGAAAGTATGGTGAAAGCGTTGCGCACCGGAAACTATAGCGTGGTGCTGGCATGGATCCCTTACGAACTGAACGATACTGAGCGTCAGGAACTGGAACTGGCTGCTGCAGAAGGCGAAGCGCTGGGATTGATCATGCGTCCCCAGGAATCTGTTCGCGCGTTGTCGAGACAACCCGATGCGACAAAAATTCCATCTGATTTGTTTCATTAA